From one Nocardioides yefusunii genomic stretch:
- a CDS encoding glutamine synthetase family protein, giving the protein MGKQEDFVLRVLEERDVRFVRLWFTDVLGFLKSVAIAPAELDSAFDEGIGFDGSAIEGFARVQESDMLAVPDPSTFQILPWRGDSPSTARMFCDIKMPDGSPSLADPRHVLKRQLAKAAEKGYAFYTHPEIEFYLFKDSPEAGTMPVPVDRSGYFDHTPQNTGTDFRRQTITMLESMGISVEFSHHEAGPGQQEIDLRYADALTTADNIMTFRTVVREVALGQGMWASFMPKPFTDQPGSGMHTHLSLFDGDRNAFYEEGAEHQLSETGRRFIAGLMHHAAEISAVTNQWVNSYKRLIGGGEAPQYVSWGHNNRSAMIRVPMYKPGKDQSARIEIRTIDPSCNPYLAYAVILAAGMKGVEEGYELPAESETDLARLSDKERRALGIKALPRNLFEAIQVAESSELVAETLGEHTFDFFLRNKRAEWDEYRTQVSAFERDRMLPVI; this is encoded by the coding sequence ATGGGCAAGCAGGAAGACTTCGTACTCCGGGTTCTCGAAGAGCGTGACGTCAGGTTCGTCAGGCTCTGGTTCACCGACGTCCTGGGCTTCCTGAAGTCGGTGGCGATCGCGCCGGCCGAGCTCGACAGTGCCTTCGACGAGGGCATCGGTTTCGACGGATCTGCGATCGAGGGCTTCGCCCGCGTCCAGGAGTCCGACATGCTCGCCGTCCCGGACCCGTCGACGTTCCAGATCCTGCCGTGGCGTGGCGACAGCCCGTCGACCGCACGCATGTTCTGCGACATCAAGATGCCCGACGGTTCGCCGTCGCTCGCTGACCCGCGCCACGTCCTCAAGCGCCAGCTCGCCAAGGCTGCGGAGAAGGGCTACGCCTTCTACACGCACCCCGAGATCGAGTTCTACCTCTTCAAGGACAGCCCCGAGGCCGGCACCATGCCCGTCCCGGTGGACCGCAGCGGTTACTTCGACCACACCCCGCAGAACACCGGCACTGACTTCCGTCGCCAGACCATCACGATGCTGGAGTCGATGGGCATCTCGGTGGAGTTCAGTCACCACGAGGCCGGCCCGGGCCAGCAGGAGATCGACCTGCGCTACGCCGACGCCCTCACCACGGCCGACAACATCATGACGTTCCGCACCGTCGTGCGTGAGGTCGCGCTCGGCCAGGGCATGTGGGCCTCCTTCATGCCCAAGCCCTTCACCGACCAGCCCGGCTCGGGCATGCACACCCACCTGTCGCTCTTCGACGGCGACCGCAACGCCTTCTACGAGGAGGGCGCCGAGCACCAGCTGTCCGAGACCGGGCGCCGCTTCATCGCCGGTCTCATGCACCACGCGGCCGAGATCTCCGCGGTCACCAACCAGTGGGTCAACTCCTACAAGCGTCTGATCGGTGGCGGTGAAGCCCCGCAGTACGTCTCGTGGGGCCACAACAACCGTTCCGCGATGATCCGGGTCCCGATGTACAAGCCCGGCAAGGACCAGTCGGCGCGGATCGAGATCCGCACCATCGACCCCTCCTGCAACCCCTACCTCGCCTACGCGGTGATCCTGGCGGCCGGGATGAAGGGCGTCGAGGAGGGCTACGAGCTCCCTGCCGAGTCCGAGACCGACCTGGCCCGCCTCAGCGACAAGGAGCGTCGCGCCCTGGGCATCAAGGCGCTGCCGCGCAACCTCTTCGAGGCGATCCAGGTGGCGGAGAGCTCAGAGTTGGTCGCCGAGACCCTCGGTGAGCACACCTTCGACTTCTTCCTCCGCAACAAGCGTGCCGAGTGGGACGAGTACCGCACCCAGGTCTCCGCCTTCGAGCGCGACCGGATGCTCCCCGTCATCTGA
- a CDS encoding TerC family protein, producing the protein MDVPAYVWGLTIVGIIGLLAFDFFFHVRQAHVPTLREAAIWSALYVGFAVIFGLLVFAFGGAQWGGEYFAGYITEKALSVDNLFVFLIIMSSFKVPREDQQKVLLFGIVFALIARTAFILVGAALINQFAWIFYLFGLILLLTAGNLLKGEDDEEDGADNFIIRIAKRFLHTSDKYDGDKLFTIENGKKVMTPMLLVMVAIGGTDILFALDSIPAIFGLTQHTFIVFTATAFSLLGLRQLFFLIDGLLDRLVYLSYGLAAILAFIGVKLILHALHENTLPFINDGEPVHVIEVSIALSLSVIIGILAITVLASLLSPSGKAHAVTANAHRVAKAYLDDADASDVGERERLYAEVTHSRAAIASLGDKQRAKALADPELTRLLDRVDQAHAAFSDGSRG; encoded by the coding sequence ATGGACGTTCCCGCCTACGTGTGGGGCCTCACGATCGTCGGAATCATCGGCCTGCTGGCCTTCGACTTCTTCTTCCACGTCCGTCAGGCCCACGTGCCCACCCTGCGCGAGGCCGCCATCTGGTCCGCGCTCTACGTCGGGTTCGCGGTGATCTTCGGACTGCTGGTGTTCGCCTTCGGCGGCGCCCAGTGGGGCGGTGAGTACTTCGCCGGGTACATCACGGAGAAGGCACTCAGCGTCGACAACCTGTTCGTGTTCCTGATCATCATGTCGAGCTTCAAGGTTCCGCGTGAGGACCAGCAGAAGGTGCTGCTCTTCGGCATCGTGTTCGCCCTGATCGCCCGCACCGCCTTCATCCTCGTGGGCGCCGCACTGATCAACCAGTTCGCCTGGATCTTCTACCTCTTCGGCCTGATCCTGCTGCTCACAGCCGGCAACCTGCTCAAGGGCGAGGACGACGAGGAGGACGGAGCCGACAACTTCATCATCCGGATCGCGAAGCGCTTCCTGCACACCTCGGACAAGTACGACGGCGACAAGCTGTTCACGATCGAGAACGGCAAGAAGGTCATGACGCCGATGCTGCTGGTCATGGTGGCCATCGGCGGCACCGACATCCTGTTCGCCCTCGACTCGATCCCGGCGATCTTCGGACTCACCCAGCACACGTTCATCGTCTTCACCGCGACCGCGTTCTCGCTGCTGGGCCTGCGTCAGCTGTTCTTCCTGATCGACGGACTCCTCGACCGTCTCGTCTACCTGTCCTACGGTCTGGCGGCGATCCTGGCGTTCATCGGCGTCAAGCTGATCCTGCACGCCCTGCACGAGAACACCCTGCCGTTCATCAACGACGGCGAGCCCGTGCACGTCATCGAGGTCTCGATCGCGCTCTCGCTGAGCGTCATCATCGGCATCCTGGCGATCACCGTTCTGGCCTCCCTCCTCAGCCCGTCGGGCAAGGCCCACGCGGTCACCGCCAATGCCCACCGGGTGGCCAAGGCCTACCTCGACGACGCGGACGCCAGCGACGTCGGCGAACGTGAGCGCCTCTACGCCGAGGTGACCCACAGCCGTGCGGCCATCGCTTCCCTCGGCGACAAGCAGCGCGCCAAGGCGCTCGCGGACCCAGAGCTGACGCGACTGCTCGACCGGGTCGACCAGGCCCACGCGGCGTTCTCCGACGGATCACGGGGCTGA
- a CDS encoding lipase family protein: MNASLRKRRPGGVLRCAAAALPVLLATALLVPTASAVKLKNPAFYETPAVLPAADGALIRSEPMEFALDPLKVHTVRYTAERILYSSRARTGKQIAVSGTVIVPKTAWKGPGRRPVIGYAPGTQGIGDVCAPSRKFTGGLEYEGLFIIGMLAKGWAIAMTDYEGLGTEGMHTYADRVAEGRAVIDGVRAAQALPGDDVDATSPVAFYGYSQGGQAAASAAELAGTYGKGLDVKGTVAGAAPSDLTYLPGAIDGSLFSIFGWFAIHGLTASYDIDMTPYLNAEGRQVYDDMKENCVMHLFNGAFKKSSRYTVDGAGLAELITREPFRTVIDDQRVGRIKPSAPVLVTHSYFDDVVPIKVGQQLVKDWCGKGATVKFSPNLSPLHVGGMLNNATEVYAYLDARFAGKKAPTSC; the protein is encoded by the coding sequence GTGAACGCATCACTCAGGAAGAGACGTCCCGGAGGTGTCCTGCGATGCGCGGCGGCCGCGCTGCCGGTGCTGTTGGCCACGGCCCTGCTGGTTCCGACAGCCAGCGCGGTCAAGCTCAAGAACCCTGCGTTCTACGAGACTCCGGCGGTGCTGCCTGCCGCCGACGGTGCGCTGATCCGTTCGGAGCCGATGGAGTTCGCTCTCGACCCGCTCAAGGTCCACACGGTGCGGTACACGGCCGAACGGATCCTGTACTCCTCGCGCGCCCGCACGGGCAAGCAGATCGCGGTCTCCGGCACCGTGATCGTGCCCAAGACCGCATGGAAGGGGCCGGGGCGCCGTCCCGTCATCGGGTACGCGCCAGGAACGCAGGGGATCGGCGACGTCTGTGCACCGTCGCGGAAGTTCACCGGCGGACTGGAGTACGAGGGCCTCTTCATCATCGGGATGCTGGCCAAGGGCTGGGCGATCGCGATGACCGACTACGAGGGTCTGGGCACCGAGGGCATGCACACCTACGCCGACCGAGTCGCTGAGGGGCGCGCAGTGATCGACGGCGTGCGTGCTGCGCAGGCGCTGCCCGGTGACGACGTCGACGCCACGAGCCCGGTGGCCTTCTACGGCTACAGCCAGGGTGGTCAGGCTGCCGCGTCGGCCGCCGAGCTCGCCGGCACCTACGGCAAGGGGCTCGACGTCAAGGGCACCGTGGCCGGCGCTGCGCCGTCGGATCTCACGTACCTGCCCGGCGCGATCGACGGCTCGCTGTTCTCGATCTTCGGGTGGTTCGCGATCCACGGGCTCACCGCCTCCTACGACATCGACATGACGCCGTACCTCAACGCCGAGGGGCGCCAGGTCTACGACGACATGAAGGAGAACTGCGTCATGCACCTCTTCAACGGTGCCTTCAAGAAGTCGAGCCGTTACACCGTCGACGGGGCCGGGCTGGCAGAACTGATCACCCGTGAGCCGTTCCGCACCGTCATCGACGACCAGCGCGTCGGGAGGATCAAGCCCAGCGCCCCGGTGCTGGTGACGCACAGCTACTTCGACGACGTGGTGCCGATCAAGGTGGGCCAGCAGCTCGTCAAGGACTGGTGCGGCAAGGGCGCCACAGTGAAGTTCTCGCCCAACCTCAGCCCGCTGCACGTCGGTGGAATGCTCAACAACGCCACCGAGGTGTACGCCTACCTCGACGCGAGGTTCGCCGGGAAGAAGGCACCGACCTCCTGCTGA
- a CDS encoding thioesterase family protein codes for MTTPDASWCYRRTSSEHIDGAQGGDDVELFEASTRTSSAWGPHMQHGGPVTGLLVRALEHAGDPTGRRISRVTTELFGMVPVGTVRVTGRVVRPGRRVELLESTMEAPDGDGWKLVATARAWRYRVADTTDVARPADPARDLPASDAARLSEHPLSFAWWEGGFVDALRWKLDADQQSGAATLAWGRLDVALVEGEETTPLQAMVSFADTANGVGARLDPAQFTFLNTEMTLHLFAPPSGEWFGIEAESSVGPDGAGMSAGVLHSPHGPIGRVTQALLVERR; via the coding sequence ATGACGACGCCCGATGCTTCGTGGTGCTACCGCCGCACCAGCAGCGAGCACATCGACGGGGCCCAGGGCGGTGACGACGTCGAGCTCTTCGAGGCCAGCACTCGCACCTCGAGTGCCTGGGGGCCGCACATGCAGCACGGTGGCCCGGTCACCGGTCTGCTCGTGCGCGCTCTGGAACACGCCGGTGACCCGACGGGGCGTCGAATCAGCCGTGTCACCACCGAACTCTTCGGCATGGTCCCGGTCGGCACCGTCCGGGTGACGGGGCGTGTCGTACGTCCGGGGCGTCGGGTCGAGTTGCTCGAGTCGACGATGGAGGCCCCCGACGGGGACGGCTGGAAACTGGTGGCCACCGCCCGGGCGTGGCGGTACCGCGTCGCCGACACCACGGACGTGGCCCGTCCGGCCGATCCTGCCCGCGACCTCCCGGCCAGCGACGCCGCACGGCTGAGCGAGCACCCGCTGTCGTTCGCCTGGTGGGAGGGCGGCTTCGTCGATGCCCTGCGCTGGAAACTCGACGCCGATCAGCAGTCCGGGGCCGCGACCCTGGCCTGGGGACGCCTCGACGTCGCGCTGGTGGAGGGGGAGGAGACCACGCCGTTGCAGGCGATGGTCTCGTTCGCCGACACCGCCAACGGCGTCGGTGCCCGACTCGACCCGGCCCAGTTCACCTTCCTCAACACCGAGATGACGCTGCACCTCTTCGCGCCGCCGTCAGGGGAGTGGTTCGGGATCGAGGCCGAGAGTTCGGTCGGACCCGACGGCGCCGGCATGAGCGCCGGTGTGCTCCACTCTCCGCACGGTCCGATCGGGCGCGTCACCCAGGCGCTCCTCGTCGAACGCCGCTGA
- a CDS encoding thioesterase family protein gives MSHTPQTAAHLSAQPVTDVVAVNFAPDWAGVRGVYGGRVIAAAAEAAREVAATEGLRMGSVHVEFTGGGVVGDAELHRTLVHRGRSTATVHVECWQEQGTPEAPKRRRVVGAVVKFLAPGTSRVFGNSTLPAGPDPEECEEFDAPWGEMAYDHHFGFRLISHALEDGVPTSRAWVRIQPGTGLGPHGTLAALLDVLPPGMFMREPYPQFVPTVDFSMHLDADAVVEEGEWLYGVMRSDWADDTFYVDTATLHRADGRFVARGTQNRHIVR, from the coding sequence GTGTCGCACACCCCCCAGACTGCTGCCCATCTGTCGGCACAGCCCGTCACCGACGTCGTCGCAGTGAACTTCGCCCCCGACTGGGCAGGAGTGCGCGGCGTCTACGGAGGCCGCGTCATCGCTGCAGCGGCCGAGGCCGCCCGCGAGGTCGCAGCCACCGAGGGTCTGCGGATGGGATCGGTGCACGTCGAGTTCACCGGCGGCGGCGTCGTCGGTGACGCCGAACTGCACCGCACGCTGGTCCACCGGGGACGTTCCACAGCCACCGTCCACGTCGAGTGCTGGCAGGAGCAGGGCACGCCCGAGGCACCGAAGCGTCGTCGTGTGGTGGGTGCCGTGGTGAAGTTCCTCGCGCCCGGCACCAGCCGCGTCTTCGGCAACTCCACCCTCCCCGCGGGCCCTGACCCCGAGGAGTGCGAGGAGTTCGACGCACCCTGGGGCGAGATGGCCTACGACCACCACTTCGGCTTCCGCCTGATCTCCCACGCGCTGGAGGACGGCGTCCCCACCAGTCGTGCCTGGGTGCGGATCCAGCCCGGAACCGGTCTCGGTCCGCACGGCACGTTGGCGGCACTGCTCGACGTCCTGCCGCCGGGCATGTTCATGCGTGAGCCCTACCCACAGTTCGTGCCCACGGTCGACTTCTCCATGCACCTCGACGCCGACGCAGTGGTCGAGGAGGGGGAGTGGCTCTACGGCGTCATGCGCTCGGACTGGGCCGACGACACGTTCTACGTCGACACCGCGACCCTGCACCGCGCCGACGGCCGGTTCGTGGCCCGGGGTACCCAGAATCGCCACATCGTTCGCTGA